One segment of Aquimarina sp. BL5 DNA contains the following:
- a CDS encoding fructosamine kinase family protein yields the protein MLSKQTIEHFEDLLCEKVIKIRTLSGGDINEVYLLITQVRKLVVKLNRVSMFLGMFEAEAKGLEELRKANIFTIPKVLHYGKYSDDAFLLLEYIRSGNQVEDFWSLFGEQLAILHQNSRPYFGFESDNYIGSLPQYNTESHSAVDFYIAQRLSPQFILAEKKGFSFHNLDSFYKSIESEIPNEASSLIHGDLWNGNFMIDHNGFPCLIDPAIAFAPREMDITMMHLFGGFNQELFEVYQDIFPLVENWEERIAIWQLYYLLVHLNLFGSSYLKQVHSIIKRYS from the coding sequence TTGCTATCGAAACAAACAATAGAACACTTTGAGGATCTACTTTGTGAAAAAGTAATAAAAATAAGAACGCTGTCTGGAGGTGATATTAATGAGGTTTATTTATTAATTACTCAAGTTAGGAAATTAGTTGTCAAGCTTAATCGTGTATCTATGTTTCTGGGAATGTTTGAAGCAGAGGCAAAGGGACTAGAAGAATTAAGGAAAGCAAACATTTTTACTATCCCGAAAGTACTGCATTATGGGAAATACAGTGATGATGCTTTTTTACTATTAGAATATATTCGATCCGGAAATCAAGTAGAAGATTTTTGGTCTTTATTTGGAGAACAACTGGCGATCTTACATCAGAATAGTAGACCATATTTTGGTTTTGAAAGTGATAATTACATTGGTAGTTTGCCTCAGTATAATACGGAGTCGCATTCTGCAGTGGATTTTTATATCGCTCAGCGGTTGTCTCCACAATTTATATTAGCTGAGAAAAAAGGTTTCTCTTTTCATAACCTTGATAGCTTTTATAAAAGTATTGAATCCGAAATTCCAAATGAAGCTTCAAGTTTAATTCACGGAGATTTATGGAACGGTAATTTTATGATTGATCATAATGGATTTCCTTGTTTAATAGATCCTGCTATAGCTTTTGCTCCTAGAGAAATGGATATTACTATGATGCACCTCTTTGGAGGTTTTAATCAGGAATTGTTTGAGGTGTATCAAGATATTTTCCCTCTCGTCGAAAATTGGGAGGAAAGAATTGCTATTTGGCAATTGTATTATTTGTTAGTGCATCTTAATCTGTTTGGCAGTTCATATTTAAAACAAGTACATTCAATCATAAAAAGATATTCTTAG
- a CDS encoding isoamylase early set domain-containing protein, whose amino-acid sequence MAITKQYLKSKPICKVTFSVPAKEAINVCVAGEFNEWNTEATVLKKLKNGTFKGTLNLPKDQKFEFKYVVDGQWTNESEADGYQWNDFAAAENSLLVL is encoded by the coding sequence ATGGCAATAACCAAGCAATACTTAAAATCAAAGCCAATCTGTAAAGTTACTTTTTCAGTTCCAGCAAAAGAAGCAATTAATGTTTGTGTAGCAGGAGAATTTAATGAATGGAATACTGAAGCTACGGTATTAAAGAAATTAAAAAATGGCACATTTAAAGGAACTTTGAACCTACCGAAGGATCAAAAATTCGAATTTAAATATGTTGTAGATGGACAATGGACTAATGAATCTGAAGCTGATGGATATCAGTGGAACGATTTTGCTGCTGCAGAGAATAGTTTACTTGTACTTTAA
- a CDS encoding cellulase family glycosylhydrolase translates to MRKLDILTTLMMLFMVAQLVSQTIVERHGQLRVEGTKIKDKCNRNTQLKGMSYFWHQWEGGEYWNSNTLKWLRDDWKVEIVRAAMGVRGGGGDYIDDPVGSVNQVRAVVNAAIEHGVYVIIDFHAHPNYKQEAKTFFRQMSKEYGAYPNIIYEIWNEPIGEYNNHVGTWNEIKSYSREVIAEIRANDSNNIIVVGTPFYSQRVDTAADNPLTTDSNNNPVSNIAYTIHAYAGAHKQSLRDKANYAINKGLALFMTECGRVGTNYGPNNNLDAAEWNRWEQWMDNNDISYCKWSLSNKNEISSSLNRSASPNGNWNYNNDLTAEGKWNRDHFRLVNITPSACDDTGGTDEDIIKSLIAPDQVIQGGKASVEIAYSSSTNRDLVAVFQLNKSPYTVYGSKRVNVTEGSDNIELDIPINANTPIVNEDYKFQIFITPQGGDWNQRLHTISKINIDCVENTNNPLNVVVRAKGTNNSKIEVRYNDTSIDNAVTLTNSFANYSFSVSETSGNFKVAFINDDTGRDVEIDWLEIGGERIQAESREENTGAWDGTCGGGSFTQAIHCNGYINFGNGNNLNQNGTIEIGAKGNCGGEKMQLLIDNKKVSEWSLGNNISVYTYEGYKSNQNIKVSFVNDGNINNCDKNVYVDWVKVCETRYQTENVASRNGCGNSEWLFCNGNFDFGSPSCDNKKPNEGIQKVFDMYPNPVTSNKITIKGSELYTIAIYNMEGKKVKEENNISNTSTIITAHLTNGLYLLKMYDHTTKTIETKKIIIDNR, encoded by the coding sequence ATGAGAAAATTAGACATACTAACTACTTTAATGATGTTATTCATGGTAGCCCAACTAGTATCACAAACAATTGTAGAAAGGCATGGGCAATTAAGAGTAGAAGGAACTAAAATAAAAGATAAATGTAATAGGAATACTCAATTAAAAGGAATGAGTTATTTCTGGCATCAATGGGAAGGTGGAGAATATTGGAATAGCAATACACTAAAATGGCTGAGAGATGATTGGAAAGTAGAAATAGTGAGAGCAGCAATGGGTGTTAGAGGAGGTGGTGGAGATTATATTGATGATCCTGTAGGTTCGGTGAATCAGGTTAGAGCAGTAGTGAATGCAGCCATTGAGCATGGGGTATATGTAATCATTGATTTTCATGCCCACCCTAATTATAAACAAGAAGCTAAAACTTTTTTTAGACAAATGTCTAAAGAGTATGGAGCGTATCCGAATATTATCTATGAAATATGGAATGAACCTATTGGTGAATATAATAATCACGTAGGAACTTGGAACGAAATAAAAAGTTATTCTAGAGAAGTCATTGCAGAGATCAGAGCAAATGATTCTAATAATATTATTGTGGTGGGAACTCCATTTTATTCCCAAAGAGTTGACACTGCCGCGGATAATCCTTTAACCACAGATAGTAATAATAATCCAGTAAGTAATATCGCATATACAATTCATGCGTATGCAGGAGCACACAAGCAATCATTGAGAGATAAAGCAAATTATGCGATCAATAAAGGGTTAGCATTATTTATGACTGAGTGTGGAAGAGTTGGCACTAATTATGGTCCTAACAACAATCTAGATGCTGCAGAATGGAATCGTTGGGAACAATGGATGGACAATAATGATATTAGCTACTGCAAATGGTCTTTGAGTAATAAAAATGAAATCAGCTCCTCTTTAAATAGGTCAGCAAGTCCAAACGGTAATTGGAATTATAATAATGATCTTACTGCAGAAGGAAAATGGAATAGAGATCATTTTAGGTTAGTGAATATTACTCCATCTGCTTGTGACGATACAGGAGGAACGGATGAGGATATAATCAAATCACTAATTGCTCCAGATCAGGTAATACAAGGAGGTAAAGCTTCTGTGGAAATAGCCTATTCCTCAAGTACGAATAGAGATCTAGTAGCTGTATTTCAATTAAATAAAAGCCCTTATACCGTGTATGGGTCAAAAAGAGTAAATGTTACTGAAGGTTCTGATAATATTGAACTAGATATTCCAATTAATGCGAATACTCCGATTGTTAATGAAGATTATAAATTTCAAATTTTTATCACACCACAAGGAGGTGATTGGAACCAAAGGTTGCATACAATTTCTAAAATAAATATCGATTGTGTCGAAAACACTAACAATCCATTAAACGTGGTAGTTAGAGCAAAAGGAACCAACAATTCAAAAATTGAAGTGCGTTATAATGATACATCAATTGATAATGCTGTAACGCTTACTAATAGCTTTGCTAATTATAGCTTTTCAGTTTCTGAGACTTCAGGAAATTTTAAAGTAGCTTTCATTAATGATGATACTGGGAGAGATGTAGAAATTGATTGGTTAGAAATTGGTGGAGAAAGAATTCAAGCAGAATCCAGAGAAGAAAATACGGGAGCTTGGGATGGAACTTGTGGAGGAGGAAGTTTTACACAAGCAATTCATTGTAATGGATATATCAATTTTGGAAATGGTAATAATTTAAATCAAAATGGAACTATTGAAATAGGAGCAAAAGGAAATTGCGGAGGAGAAAAAATGCAACTGTTAATTGACAACAAAAAAGTATCGGAATGGTCATTAGGAAATAATATTTCGGTGTATACATATGAAGGATACAAAAGTAATCAGAATATAAAAGTGTCATTTGTAAATGATGGTAACATAAATAATTGTGATAAAAATGTATATGTAGATTGGGTTAAAGTATGTGAAACAAGATATCAGACAGAAAATGTAGCTTCTAGGAATGGTTGCGGAAATTCAGAATGGTTATTCTGTAATGGTAATTTTGATTTCGGAAGTCCTAGCTGTGATAATAAAAAACCAAATGAGGGTATTCAGAAAGTTTTTGATATGTATCCAAATCCGGTTACTAGTAATAAAATTACCATAAAAGGCTCTGAACTTTATACCATAGCAATTTACAATATGGAAGGAAAAAAGGTTAAAGAAGAAAATAATATTTCTAATACTAGTACCATTATTACAGCACATCTAACCAACGGTTTGTATCTGCTAAAGATGTATGATCATACTACGAAGACCATTGAAACTAAAAAAATAATTATAGATAATCGTTAA
- a CDS encoding aminotransferase class V-fold PLP-dependent enzyme — protein MKNLRKEFPVLSQNTYLNTASSGLLYDSLLEYRQEHDLDFLIGGSIFRDKQQDFLNSVRKSVGDFFGYESRNTILTPNFSLGFNTILNGLEKNKKVLLLDEDYPSVNFSVINKGFKICYAEVNASLEQNIEEAIAKHAPDVFAFSLVQYINGIAVDLNFLKQLKLKNPDLLLIADGTQFCGTKVFNFNTSGIDILGCSGYKWLLGGYGNGFILFKEGVLDQITPENYKKAADDVDYDSSYTSSQARYECGHLDTFSFGSLLYSLEFLSKIGLSVIEEHVNELSNYAKTELANLNLLEKDVLERNNHSSIFNIKGDQKLFTSLKEKNIITSLRGGGIRISLHFYNTIQDIDKLLANI, from the coding sequence ATGAAGAATTTAAGAAAAGAATTTCCCGTACTTTCACAAAACACTTATCTAAATACAGCATCCTCTGGATTATTGTATGATTCTTTATTAGAGTATAGACAAGAGCATGATCTTGATTTTCTTATTGGTGGAAGTATCTTCAGAGATAAACAACAAGATTTTTTAAATAGTGTAAGAAAATCAGTTGGGGACTTTTTTGGATACGAATCACGGAACACAATATTAACTCCTAACTTTTCTTTGGGCTTCAATACCATTCTAAACGGATTAGAAAAAAACAAAAAAGTGTTGCTATTGGATGAGGATTATCCTTCTGTAAACTTTTCGGTAATCAATAAAGGTTTTAAGATTTGCTATGCTGAAGTAAATGCATCTTTAGAACAAAACATTGAGGAAGCGATAGCAAAACACGCACCCGATGTTTTTGCTTTTAGCTTAGTACAGTACATTAACGGAATTGCTGTTGATCTTAATTTTCTGAAACAATTAAAACTTAAAAATCCTGATTTGTTACTCATTGCAGATGGCACTCAATTTTGCGGGACTAAGGTTTTTAATTTTAATACATCAGGAATCGACATTTTGGGATGTAGTGGTTATAAATGGTTATTAGGCGGTTATGGAAATGGTTTTATTTTATTTAAAGAAGGTGTTTTGGATCAAATTACTCCTGAAAATTATAAAAAAGCAGCTGATGATGTCGACTATGATTCTTCATACACAAGCTCACAAGCCAGATATGAATGCGGGCACTTAGACACATTCAGCTTCGGAAGTTTACTATATTCTCTAGAGTTTTTATCCAAAATAGGACTTTCTGTAATCGAAGAACATGTAAACGAGTTAAGCAATTACGCTAAAACCGAATTAGCAAATTTAAACCTGTTGGAAAAAGACGTTTTAGAAAGAAACAATCATAGTTCTATTTTCAATATAAAGGGAGATCAAAAGCTATTCACTTCACTAAAAGAAAAAAATATTATTACCTCTCTTAGAGGAGGTGGTATTAGAATAAGTCTTCATTTTTACAATACAATCCAGGATATCGATAAATTATTAGCCAATATTTAA
- a CDS encoding T9SS type A sorting domain-containing protein — translation MKKLNLFLTSLFLFIALLTTSQETQIPNRSSNDILAKVIGKEDKVLHISANLVVDTPEDLFVYIDRAKAAGANTVLYSDTKLNSYGLNGTAGSRWDERIQILVDGIKERGMKLHFITISMGFASSLIASNPNLTTAYPITDQELIASNGELIPVSSSNLVNGGFENSSENRPDGWQFQDAPGERTFIDTNTKRSGNASFRADARDNQMSRIITTFDVKPFHQYVLRCWIKTENLSASNLLPIIRDDNNKDRNLTNLRFSLLKSDGGRSYFNRPNNLTIDWTEMRIAFNSLNATKVNLGLSLFGGTNGSIWWDDIEVIDTPSLNWINRDDLPVSISKSNGQNLQFGNDVELPTDPKLGLSGFAGSFDTHHTPPKIIINSGVNIKEGDIVKITGYHGLPTASGQISASWNHPEIYNRMRTIHQKLYNDFQPDGFLLNYSEIRTGGWEPLDTQIGNSGTALATSIEHAFEDLFEVAPDASYYFWSDMIDPEHNAIANYYQINNTLDQSWVTVNPEKVILATWWEGQKIVDRGTKSLQFFSDLGFKQIVGAFYDADVDTNFNQWQTASEGVENIIGSIYATWVKPRNFSQIENFGALWWQGEDNEIDITGKLWRLENKVNKQWVRTEGCSNDYSETIPLVVTSTNNTGNCTMFEFIPTDDGYYFLQNKATNGRYRPKDCSNTSNDSIEIVQVGPGSFGWCEQWKLVATDEEGYFRIQNRQTSSWIRSQGCSAINDESIPITQVSQGYTGNCTKWKLIDVDNQVNRDFVITNEEDIKLFPNPVSKEIFIQKSVNDTNKIVAINIYDLQGRKQMVIDSKKLMSNGNTIEVSHLVDGLYILSVDYHKKETQNLRFMVKH, via the coding sequence ATGAAAAAACTTAACTTATTTCTCACATCCTTATTTTTATTTATCGCTCTTTTAACCACTTCACAAGAAACACAGATACCCAATAGGAGCTCAAATGATATACTTGCAAAAGTTATTGGCAAAGAAGATAAAGTATTACATATCTCTGCTAATCTAGTCGTAGATACTCCAGAAGATTTATTTGTATATATAGATCGGGCTAAAGCTGCAGGAGCAAATACCGTACTATATTCGGATACCAAATTAAACTCTTATGGTCTAAATGGAACAGCAGGATCCAGATGGGATGAACGAATCCAGATATTAGTGGACGGAATTAAGGAAAGAGGAATGAAATTACATTTTATTACTATTTCTATGGGGTTTGCAAGTTCGCTAATCGCATCCAATCCTAATTTAACTACAGCATACCCAATCACAGATCAAGAACTCATTGCTTCTAATGGAGAACTAATACCCGTTTCTTCTTCTAATCTAGTAAATGGAGGATTCGAGAATTCATCAGAAAATCGTCCAGATGGTTGGCAATTTCAGGATGCACCAGGAGAACGAACATTTATTGACACTAATACAAAAAGAAGCGGTAATGCGTCTTTTAGAGCAGATGCAAGAGACAATCAAATGTCGAGAATTATTACAACTTTCGATGTCAAGCCATTCCACCAATATGTTTTAAGGTGTTGGATTAAAACAGAAAATTTAAGTGCATCGAACTTATTGCCAATTATTAGAGATGATAACAATAAAGATCGAAACCTTACGAATCTTAGATTTTCATTACTAAAATCAGATGGTGGAAGATCATATTTCAATCGTCCAAATAACTTAACGATAGATTGGACAGAAATGAGGATTGCTTTTAACAGTCTAAATGCTACAAAGGTTAATTTAGGCTTATCTCTGTTTGGAGGAACTAATGGAAGTATTTGGTGGGATGATATTGAAGTTATTGATACTCCTTCTTTAAATTGGATTAATAGAGATGATCTTCCCGTTAGTATCTCAAAAAGCAATGGTCAAAATCTTCAATTTGGGAATGATGTTGAACTTCCTACGGACCCTAAACTAGGATTATCAGGATTTGCTGGTTCTTTTGACACACATCATACACCTCCAAAAATTATAATTAATAGCGGTGTAAACATAAAAGAAGGTGACATCGTAAAAATAACTGGATATCACGGGCTCCCAACTGCAAGTGGTCAAATATCTGCTTCTTGGAATCATCCTGAAATCTATAATAGAATGCGTACCATACATCAAAAACTTTATAATGATTTTCAACCGGATGGATTTTTACTTAACTATTCAGAAATAAGAACAGGTGGATGGGAACCATTAGATACACAAATTGGAAATTCAGGTACTGCTCTAGCTACTAGTATAGAACACGCTTTTGAAGATCTTTTTGAAGTCGCACCAGATGCATCATATTATTTTTGGAGCGATATGATCGATCCGGAACATAATGCCATTGCTAATTATTATCAAATTAACAACACATTAGATCAATCATGGGTTACTGTCAATCCTGAAAAGGTTATACTTGCTACCTGGTGGGAAGGTCAAAAGATTGTAGATCGAGGTACAAAATCACTTCAGTTTTTCTCTGATTTAGGTTTTAAACAGATTGTAGGTGCATTTTATGATGCTGATGTCGATACAAACTTTAATCAATGGCAAACCGCTTCTGAAGGTGTAGAAAATATTATTGGATCTATTTATGCAACTTGGGTTAAACCACGTAATTTTTCTCAAATAGAAAATTTTGGAGCCTTATGGTGGCAAGGAGAGGATAATGAAATCGATATTACTGGTAAACTTTGGAGGTTAGAAAATAAAGTAAACAAACAATGGGTAAGAACAGAAGGATGTTCTAATGATTATAGCGAAACCATTCCATTAGTTGTTACTTCTACTAACAATACAGGAAATTGTACAATGTTTGAATTTATCCCAACAGATGATGGATATTACTTTCTACAAAACAAGGCTACAAATGGCAGATACCGACCAAAAGATTGTAGTAATACTTCGAATGATTCCATTGAAATAGTTCAAGTAGGTCCAGGCTCTTTCGGATGGTGTGAACAGTGGAAATTAGTAGCCACAGATGAAGAAGGATATTTTAGAATCCAAAATAGACAAACAAGCAGCTGGATAAGATCGCAAGGGTGCTCTGCAATTAATGATGAATCCATTCCTATTACACAAGTATCTCAAGGATATACAGGTAATTGTACCAAATGGAAATTAATTGATGTAGATAATCAAGTGAATAGAGACTTTGTTATTACTAATGAAGAGGATATAAAACTATTTCCTAACCCTGTTAGCAAAGAAATTTTTATACAAAAATCTGTTAATGACACTAACAAAATTGTAGCAATTAATATTTACGATTTGCAAGGAAGAAAACAAATGGTAATTGATTCTAAAAAGCTTATGAGTAATGGGAATACTATTGAAGTTTCACATTTAGTCGACGGTTTGTATATATTATCTGTCGATTACCATAAAAAAGAAACTCAAAACTTACGATTTATGGTCAAGCATTAG
- a CDS encoding DUF427 domain-containing protein, producing MKAIWNNEIIAESNDTKVIENNHYFPPEAIKKEFFTSSETHTNCPWKGVASYYTVTVNGKENMDAAWYYPETSDLAKQIKGYVAFWKGIEVVE from the coding sequence ATGAAAGCAATTTGGAATAATGAGATCATTGCAGAAAGTAATGATACAAAGGTGATTGAAAATAATCATTATTTTCCACCTGAAGCGATTAAAAAGGAATTTTTCACATCAAGTGAAACTCATACTAATTGCCCTTGGAAAGGAGTTGCATCGTACTATACTGTTACAGTAAACGGGAAAGAAAATATGGATGCAGCTTGGTATTATCCAGAAACTAGTGATCTGGCTAAGCAAATAAAGGGATACGTAGCATTTTGGAAAGGAATTGAGGTTGTAGAATAG
- a CDS encoding dihydrofolate reductase: MFSKRKETPQIDPVQRELYEHARKRIVQKKRLFQHFIVFLVGSVFFVILNLLIGVGKEITFFGLNWYIVAIVCWAFLFVLHFCNVWLFHKFMGAEWTSNQMERLIAKQKAEIELIQKDVDQMYPKNELIKKKEEFIKQKQPKIIEKPLVTKSEQMITMIAAAGENNALGKDNDLVWHLPDDFKRFKQLTTGHHIIMGRKTFESFPKPLPNRVHVVITRNQDYKPDGAVIVHSMDAALEIAKDDPQPFIIGGGEIYKIGMEYSDCIELTRVHGTFEADTFFPEINPEIWTIENKELHGADERHEFAFTYLTYKKK; the protein is encoded by the coding sequence ATGTTTTCAAAAAGAAAAGAAACTCCACAAATTGATCCTGTACAGCGAGAATTGTATGAACATGCTCGTAAAAGGATCGTTCAAAAGAAAAGATTATTTCAGCATTTTATCGTTTTTTTAGTTGGTTCTGTTTTTTTTGTTATTCTTAATTTATTAATCGGAGTTGGTAAAGAGATTACTTTTTTTGGCTTAAACTGGTATATTGTAGCAATCGTTTGTTGGGCATTTCTTTTTGTACTGCATTTTTGTAACGTATGGTTATTTCACAAGTTTATGGGAGCCGAATGGACAAGTAATCAGATGGAACGATTAATAGCTAAACAAAAAGCAGAAATTGAATTAATTCAGAAAGATGTAGATCAAATGTATCCAAAAAATGAATTGATCAAAAAGAAAGAAGAGTTCATAAAACAAAAACAGCCAAAAATTATAGAGAAGCCTTTGGTGACTAAATCCGAACAAATGATTACAATGATTGCTGCAGCTGGAGAAAATAATGCTTTAGGTAAAGACAATGATCTGGTTTGGCATTTACCTGATGATTTTAAACGTTTTAAACAGTTAACTACAGGGCATCATATCATTATGGGGCGTAAAACTTTTGAATCCTTTCCGAAGCCATTGCCAAATCGAGTACACGTTGTAATTACAAGAAATCAGGATTATAAACCTGACGGTGCGGTTATTGTACATTCTATGGATGCAGCCTTAGAAATAGCAAAAGATGATCCACAACCATTTATTATCGGCGGTGGAGAAATTTATAAAATTGGAATGGAATATTCTGATTGTATAGAGCTTACTAGAGTACACGGAACATTCGAAGCGGATACTTTTTTTCCTGAAATAAATCCCGAAATTTGGACAATTGAAAATAAAGAACTTCATGGAGCAGATGAACGACATGAGTTTGCCTTTACCTATTTAACGTATAAGAAGAAGTAA
- a CDS encoding T9SS type A sorting domain-containing protein, whose translation MKKIKLAIMFCLLCVIFANAQKTYYVSSQNGNDNNSGLEQNIAFESIQKAVNSVNEGDTVKILPGTYTGGSDSPWSEIFMSISGSEGKYITFSGVPDAQGKLPIIISASVKGIDLLGSSYVIIENLEFIPDNEDVKGMIDDPSFGLELWRARRAIGIDNGSHHIIIRNNYVHDFPGNGIAIGGSEVVLIEGNLVEHCAFQSRNGNSGISSYQPANLNVNSFPEYPNHRIIYKDNVSRYNVNLRGFLGGGNRITDGNGIIVDDHIQDQKENGIPYNSRTLLIGNVCYGNGGQGINVFSSDNVDVYNNTLFDNAQSTRISNPAYPIAVGDSQLSIGRVKNARVKNNILYNSNASKTTISRYQDENISYDQNIHWNLTGNPEPLSSNDLIADPKLKSIQALNESQTNLLATTSNPFNINGASAKLFTPTKNNNFPIHDMSLQSSSPAIDTGVNVGFGAIIGSSIDIGAKEFDGTINSIEDKIIASSVPDQVQPGQEVLITISYEAKEDRDISIVFQLDSNPFTVYKSNKTRVSVGRGTINIPISIPENTPIGNDRYQFQVYIAPIGGNWNNRLDNLNKPNIDCVSGDSGTTGVLEVGAKGNCSGEQIEILLDDQSVAQFTLTNNIEVYRYTDYKEGQNIKIAFVNDDNSVCDFNAYIDWIKICNTLYQTEDYSSRTGCGSSEWLYCNGNFDFGDLSCGQNRRGETKIESIVVYPNPAQHALFVENTEGQSLLIKVINVEGRVLKSFRLETNDIATSIDIDDLPSGVYLVNIFSIKNREQKTIKIYKE comes from the coding sequence ATGAAAAAAATAAAATTAGCGATAATGTTCTGTCTGCTATGCGTGATTTTCGCAAATGCACAGAAAACATATTACGTAAGCTCTCAAAATGGGAATGATAATAACTCAGGACTTGAACAAAATATAGCTTTTGAATCAATTCAGAAAGCAGTTAATTCTGTAAATGAAGGAGATACTGTAAAGATTTTACCAGGAACCTATACAGGAGGAAGTGATAGTCCTTGGAGTGAAATATTTATGTCTATATCTGGATCAGAAGGAAAGTATATTACCTTTTCTGGGGTGCCTGATGCACAAGGAAAATTACCCATAATAATTTCAGCTTCGGTGAAGGGGATTGATTTACTAGGATCCTCATATGTGATTATAGAAAATTTAGAGTTTATTCCGGATAATGAAGATGTAAAAGGAATGATTGATGATCCGTCATTTGGATTAGAGCTCTGGAGAGCAAGAAGAGCTATTGGTATTGATAATGGTTCTCATCATATTATTATCCGGAATAATTATGTACACGATTTTCCAGGAAATGGAATTGCCATTGGAGGATCCGAAGTAGTTTTGATAGAAGGAAATTTGGTGGAACACTGCGCGTTTCAAAGTCGTAATGGAAATAGTGGTATTTCATCTTATCAACCTGCAAATTTGAACGTAAATAGCTTTCCGGAGTATCCGAATCACAGAATCATTTATAAAGATAATGTTTCAAGATACAATGTAAATCTAAGAGGATTTCTTGGAGGAGGTAATAGAATTACAGATGGTAATGGAATTATCGTTGATGATCATATCCAAGATCAAAAAGAAAACGGGATTCCTTATAACAGCAGAACCCTTTTGATCGGAAATGTCTGTTACGGTAATGGAGGTCAGGGAATTAATGTGTTTTCTAGTGATAATGTGGATGTTTATAATAATACGTTATTTGACAATGCACAGAGTACACGTATTTCTAATCCTGCGTATCCAATTGCTGTGGGTGATTCTCAATTATCAATTGGAAGAGTAAAAAACGCTCGCGTTAAGAATAATATTTTGTATAATTCCAATGCGTCAAAAACTACGATATCACGATATCAGGACGAAAATATAAGCTATGATCAAAATATACATTGGAACCTAACTGGAAATCCAGAACCTTTAAGTTCCAATGATCTTATAGCGGACCCAAAATTGAAAAGTATTCAGGCATTAAATGAATCACAAACTAATTTATTAGCTACTACATCTAATCCATTTAATATAAATGGGGCTTCAGCAAAATTATTTACTCCCACAAAGAATAATAATTTTCCAATTCATGATATGAGTTTACAATCTAGTAGTCCAGCAATCGATACTGGTGTTAATGTGGGATTTGGAGCTATTATTGGATCATCAATAGATATAGGGGCAAAAGAATTTGATGGAACAATAAATTCAATAGAGGACAAGATTATTGCTTCATCAGTACCTGATCAGGTTCAACCTGGACAAGAAGTTCTTATAACAATATCGTATGAAGCAAAAGAGGATAGAGATATATCGATAGTTTTTCAATTAGACTCAAATCCTTTTACCGTATACAAATCTAACAAAACTAGAGTTTCAGTAGGGAGAGGAACAATAAATATACCGATTTCTATACCAGAAAACACTCCTATTGGGAACGATAGATATCAGTTTCAAGTATATATTGCTCCCATTGGAGGAAATTGGAATAATCGATTAGACAACCTTAACAAACCTAATATTGATTGTGTTTCGGGTGATTCAGGAACCACCGGAGTTTTAGAAGTAGGAGCAAAAGGAAATTGTTCTGGTGAACAAATAGAAATTCTTCTAGATGACCAATCGGTGGCTCAGTTTACGTTAACTAATAATATCGAAGTTTATCGCTACACGGATTATAAAGAAGGTCAAAATATTAAAATAGCTTTTGTAAATGATGATAATAGTGTTTGTGATTTTAATGCTTATATCGATTGGATTAAAATTTGCAATACTTTATATCAAACTGAAGATTATTCTAGTAGAACAGGATGCGGTTCTTCAGAATGGTTATATTGTAATGGGAATTTTGATTTTGGTGATTTGTCTTGTGGTCAAAACAGAAGAGGAGAAACTAAAATAGAATCAATAGTAGTATACCCAAATCCAGCTCAGCATGCTCTTTTTGTAGAGAATACAGAAGGTCAATCGCTTTTAATAAAAGTTATAAATGTTGAAGGAAGAGTACTTAAATCGTTTAGATTAGAAACAAATGATATTGCAACGAGCATTGATATAGATGATCTCCCTAGTGGAGTGTACTTAGTGAATATCTTTTCAATAAAAAATAGAGAACAAAAAACAATTAAAATTTACAAAGAATAA